The proteins below come from a single Alligator mississippiensis isolate rAllMis1 chromosome 2, rAllMis1, whole genome shotgun sequence genomic window:
- the LOC106738421 gene encoding CGG triplet repeat-binding protein 1-like, translating into MNSKKSSKMAKYISAPDHARQYPEGTLHTDGDKFSSTSCNVILDGSRKNSINWHLVSEAFKKGKAAGNAEGHSKKQESVSSLLKRTTESSLERQEVAFSFMKAFTAANIPLEKLDHLNLRDYMNQNVPTAGSFPCTKKLPQDQWWAK; encoded by the coding sequence ATGAACTCTAAGAAGTCTTCCAAGATGGCCAAATATATTTCAGCACCGGACCATGCAAGACAGTATCCTGAAGGGACCTTGCACACAGACGGAGACAAGTTCTCCTCTACCTCCTGTAATGTAATTCTGGATGGGTccaggaaaaacagcataaattgGCACTTGGTGTCCGAGGCATTCAAGAAGGGGAAGGCTGCTGGCAATGCTGAAGGTCACAGCAAGAAGCAAGAGAGTGTGTCCTCCCTCTTGAAAAggaccacagaaagcagcttggaAAGgcaagaggtggcattttccttCATGAAAGCTTTCACAGCAGCAAACATCCCACTGGAGAAACTTGATCACCTGAATTTAAGGGACTACATGAACCAAAATGTGCCAACTGCTGGCAGTTTTCCATGTACCAAAAAGCTTCCCCAAgaccagtggtgggcaaaataa